From the genome of Glycine max cultivar Williams 82 chromosome 2, Glycine_max_v4.0, whole genome shotgun sequence, one region includes:
- the LOC100778253 gene encoding bifunctional dihydroflavonol 4-reductase/flavanone 4-reductase-like: protein MGSKSETVCVTGASGYIGSWLVMRLIERGYTVRATVLDPADMREVKHLLDLPGAESKLSLWKAELTEEGSFDEAIKGCTGVFHLATPVDFKSKDPENEMIKPTIQGVLNIMKACLKAKTVRRLVFTSSAGTTNITEHQKPIIDETCWTDVEFCRRLNMTGWMYFVSKTLAEKEAWKFAKEHGMDFIAILPALVIGPFLLPTIPSSVISALSPINGIEAHYSIIKQAQFVHIEDICLAHIFLFEQPKAEGRYICSACDVTIHDIVKLINEKYPEYKVPTKFQNIPDQLEPVRFSSKKITDLGFQFKYSLEDMYTGAIDTCIEKGLLPKPAEIPANGIEHK from the exons ATGGGTTCTAAGTCCGAAACCGTTTGCGTTACTGGGGCTTCTGGTTACATCGGATCATGGCTTGTCATGAGACTCATCGAGCGTGGCTATACCGTTCGAGCCACCGTACTCGACCCAG CTGATATGAGGGAGGTGAAGCATTTGCTGGATCTGCCAGGTGCAGAGAGCAAGCTGTCTCTGTGGAAGGCAGAACTTACAGAAGAGGGAAGCTTTGATGAAGCCATTAAAGGGTGCACAGGTGTTTTCCACTTGGCCACCCCCGTTGACTTTAAGTCCAAAGACCCAGAG AATGAAATGATAAAGCCTACAATTCAAGGAGTACTAAACATCATGAAAGCATGCCTGAAGGCAAAAACTGTCCGAAGGCTAGTATTCACGTCCTCAGCCGGAACTACCAACATTACTGAGCACCAAAAGCCTATCATTGACGAAACCTGCTGGACTGATGTTGAGTTCTGCCGGAGATTAAATATGACTGGTTgg ATGTATTTCGTTTCTAAAACACTTGCGGAGAAAGAAGCTTGGAAATTTGCGAAAGAGCACGGCATGGACTTCATCGCTATCCTTCCAGCTCTTGTCATTGGTCCCTTTCTACTGCCAACAATACCTTCTAGCGTGATCAGTGCTCTTTCACCTATTAACG GAATTGAGGCACATTATTCAATCATAAAGCAAGCTCAATTCGTCCACATAGAAGATATCTGTCTTGCTCACATATTTCTGTTTGAACAGCCAAAAGCAGAAGGGAGGTATATATGCAGTGCATGTGACGTTACTATCCATGacattgtaaaattaattaacgaAAAATACCCAGAGTACAAGGTTCCCACCAA GTTTCAGAACATTCCAGATCAATTGGAGCCCGTGAGattttcttccaagaaaatcACAGACTTGGGATTCCAATTTAAATACAGCTTAGAGGATATGTACACTGGAGCAATTGATACATGCATAGAGAAAGGGCTTCTTCCTAAACCTGCAGAAATTCCAGCGAATGGCATCgagcataaataa